One segment of uncultured Propionivibrio sp. DNA contains the following:
- the thrH gene encoding bifunctional phosphoserine phosphatase/homoserine phosphotransferase ThrH encodes MRIVCLDLEGVLVPEIWIEFSKRTGIPELRRTTRDEPDYDKLMKFRLDLLRQHGLGLPDIQKVIGEMGPMPGARAFLDSLRERYEVIILSDTFYEFAHPLMRQLGWPTLFCHSLETDADGMLVNYRLRMPDQKREAVKRLREMNFTVVAAGDSYNDTAMLGEANGGILFHPPENVIREFSQYPVTLNYDELRAEIDKAFARV; translated from the coding sequence GTGAGAATCGTCTGTCTCGATCTTGAAGGTGTTCTCGTTCCCGAAATCTGGATCGAGTTTTCCAAGCGCACGGGCATTCCCGAGCTACGCCGTACGACGCGCGACGAACCCGACTACGACAAACTCATGAAGTTTCGTCTGGATCTGTTGCGTCAGCATGGCCTTGGCCTGCCTGACATCCAGAAAGTGATTGGCGAAATGGGGCCGATGCCGGGCGCACGTGCCTTTCTCGACAGTCTGCGCGAGCGCTATGAAGTCATCATTCTCTCCGATACCTTCTACGAGTTCGCCCATCCGCTGATGCGCCAGCTTGGCTGGCCGACGCTGTTCTGCCACAGCCTCGAAACCGACGCCGACGGCATGCTGGTCAATTATCGCCTGCGCATGCCGGACCAGAAGCGCGAGGCGGTCAAGCGCCTGCGCGAGATGAACTTCACCGTTGTTGCCGCCGGCGATTCCTACAATGACACGGCGATGCTTGGCGAAGCCAACGGCGGCATCCTCTTCCATCCGCCGGAGAACGTGATCCGCGAGTTTTCGCAGTATCCGGTGACCCTGAACTATGACGAATTGCGTGCCGAGATCGACAAGGCCTTTGCGCGCGTCTGA
- a CDS encoding CopG family transcriptional regulator, whose protein sequence is MENRTARLTVLIDPRKKQLFEDLCARQDLNTSQVVRRLIRQYLLDHLSDEETPDWLRAPSSRREEGK, encoded by the coding sequence ATGGAAAATCGTACGGCCCGGTTGACGGTGCTGATCGATCCGCGCAAGAAGCAATTGTTCGAGGATTTATGCGCCCGCCAGGATCTGAATACCTCGCAGGTGGTGCGCCGTCTCATCCGCCAGTATTTGCTTGATCACCTGAGCGACGAGGAAACGCCGGACTGGTTGCGGGCGCCGTCATCACGGCGTGAAGAAGGGAAATAG